From one Aquicella lusitana genomic stretch:
- the zapD gene encoding cell division protein ZapD: protein MKESIVYEQPLNEIIRVCLRLEQLFQQIDHQLTDTTELSARNVVAFIINVLHLLDRPDLKAKLAKELTHHLTNLMRYGNLPDIDSKKFNDITRQLDEHARSLIDSSGKIGQRLRDIELFNTLRLHLASPGGGCSFDIPLYHYWLQQPTKIRQGMINDWLGDFSQIKTIITLILDLVRKNAKVDQKTAVHGFHQELLDPQWNLRMVRIGITHDIPAYPEISIGRHFLSVRFFIPEIEIRPTQYTENLPFWVAYCNS, encoded by the coding sequence ATGAAAGAATCAATTGTATATGAACAGCCATTAAATGAAATCATTCGCGTATGTTTGCGGCTTGAGCAGCTATTTCAACAGATTGATCATCAGTTGACAGATACGACCGAGCTCAGCGCGCGGAACGTGGTTGCTTTTATTATCAATGTGTTACATCTACTGGATCGTCCTGATCTGAAAGCCAAGCTGGCCAAGGAACTTACACATCACCTGACAAACCTCATGCGTTACGGCAATTTGCCTGATATTGATAGCAAGAAGTTTAATGATATTACCCGTCAACTGGATGAGCATGCTCGTAGTTTGATTGACAGCAGCGGCAAAATTGGTCAGCGTCTGCGAGACATTGAATTATTCAATACCCTGCGCCTACATTTGGCGAGTCCCGGCGGCGGATGCAGTTTCGATATTCCCCTGTATCACTACTGGCTACAGCAGCCAACAAAAATTCGTCAGGGAATGATTAATGACTGGCTGGGCGATTTTAGCCAGATTAAAACGATCATCACCCTGATACTTGACTTGGTTCGCAAAAACGCCAAAGTTGATCAAAAAACTGCTGTGCATGGTTTCCATCAAGAATTATTGGATCCGCAATGGAATTTGCGCATGGTTCGCATCGGCATCACGCACGACATTCCGGCTTATCCTGAAATCAGCATTGGCCGCCATTTTTTAAGTGTACGTTTCTTTATCCCCGAGATTGAAATTCGCCCCACCCAATATACTGAAAACTTGCCCTTTTGGGTCGCTTATTGTAATTCCTGA
- a CDS encoding DNA gyrase inhibitor YacG, whose product MTSNQKKNIHCPTCGKQNTWESDNSFRPFCSERCKLIDLGEWAGEQYRMPGGPAQPDNNNDDDS is encoded by the coding sequence ATGACGTCAAACCAGAAAAAAAATATTCATTGTCCTACTTGCGGTAAGCAAAACACTTGGGAAAGCGACAACTCTTTTAGGCCCTTTTGTTCCGAACGCTGCAAACTGATTGACCTTGGTGAGTGGGCAGGCGAGCAATACCGTATGCCAGGTGGACCGGCTCAGCCTGATAACAACAATGACGACGACAGTTAA
- a CDS encoding ankyrin repeat domain-containing protein gives MKEFFDAVSKGEIGKVLFFLNDNKTWVHAVDDMGLTPLMWAVYNGHLDLAKMLVDHGADVNAVSAKLGSSVIHFAAENGSIEMLDFLLSKSVNLHAKNVSSGATALHHAIMTRRHALVRRLIALGFDINAKTLMGDSPLQGAIKVNDVEIAKTLLEHGANVDEPGANNLTVMENDSETQQQQGVDPLGAATYMWNKEMIRVICAYKNIDAEKYICKRKVSNIFNHPKLSSLFEKEGIHSYTSGGSSEEAIEIIIELLEKFVKHVGSSLDTLPMNTIIMALKALLESHSPLVSSVLPQDASKLNSSKLVYFTSGFDTHVIYGSRLVMEDKFVYKLYERGFYAKLKKTGKVCSVLKLEVKNKEAERKMMAEFSRLKEENESVATTVLFSDIPALAESEYEPDEQIEQKPFKRGRCYFENLKSLILSEFVRLYGFNEGRLIYKSFDLFMHLTVAREFITYSDSVNDREIIEICFDVVKAKAQKLISVNDQSFFVSNICKDFNLKC, from the coding sequence ATGAAAGAATTCTTTGACGCTGTTTCTAAAGGTGAAATAGGCAAGGTTTTATTTTTTCTTAATGATAATAAGACCTGGGTCCATGCTGTTGATGACATGGGGCTGACGCCACTCATGTGGGCTGTATATAACGGTCACCTGGATCTGGCCAAAATGCTTGTTGACCATGGTGCAGACGTTAATGCTGTATCCGCTAAGCTAGGATCATCCGTTATCCACTTTGCAGCTGAAAATGGCAGTATTGAGATGCTGGATTTTCTGTTAAGCAAAAGTGTTAACCTTCATGCTAAAAATGTGAGCTCGGGAGCAACGGCCTTGCATCATGCGATCATGACGCGACGACATGCCCTGGTTCGTAGGCTTATTGCATTAGGCTTTGATATCAATGCCAAAACGTTAATGGGTGATTCCCCACTCCAGGGAGCGATTAAGGTGAATGATGTTGAGATTGCAAAGACGCTTTTGGAGCATGGTGCCAATGTTGACGAGCCAGGTGCGAACAATTTGACCGTCATGGAGAATGATTCTGAAACGCAACAGCAACAAGGGGTGGATCCGCTGGGCGCGGCTACTTATATGTGGAACAAGGAAATGATCCGAGTGATATGTGCATACAAAAATATTGATGCGGAAAAATATATCTGTAAGCGTAAAGTGTCAAATATATTTAATCATCCAAAGCTTTCTTCTTTATTTGAAAAAGAAGGCATTCATTCCTATACGTCAGGTGGATCTTCTGAAGAAGCTATCGAAATCATCATTGAATTACTAGAAAAATTTGTAAAGCATGTAGGCAGCTCTCTCGATACTTTGCCAATGAATACCATTATCATGGCGTTGAAAGCTTTATTAGAAAGTCATTCTCCTCTTGTTAGTTCCGTATTGCCACAAGATGCTTCAAAGCTCAATTCCTCCAAACTTGTGTATTTTACAAGCGGATTTGATACACACGTTATCTATGGGTCGCGCCTCGTGATGGAGGATAAATTTGTCTATAAGCTGTATGAGCGGGGCTTTTATGCAAAGCTTAAAAAAACAGGGAAGGTATGCTCCGTCCTGAAACTGGAAGTAAAAAATAAAGAAGCAGAAAGAAAAATGATGGCTGAATTTTCCCGGCTCAAGGAGGAAAATGAAAGCGTTGCAACAACGGTTCTCTTTAGCGATATTCCAGCTCTGGCCGAATCAGAATATGAGCCGGATGAGCAAATTGAGCAAAAACCATTTAAGCGCGGTCGATGTTATTTTGAAAATTTGAAGTCATTGATATTGAGTGAATTTGTAAGATTGTACGGCTTCAATGAAGGGCGGTTGATTTATAAAAGTTTCGATTTATTCATGCATCTTACGGTTGCAAGGGAATTTATTACTTATAGCGATAGCGTTAATGACAGGGAAATTATCGAGATTTGTTTTGACGTAGTGAAAGCAAAAGCACAAAAATTAATATCTGTGAATGATCAATCGTTTTTCGTTTCAAATATTTGCAAGGATTTTAACTTAAAGTGCTAA
- a CDS encoding Gfo/Idh/MocA family protein, translating to MSADCVRWGILGTSYISEVMAKAIQTSPASQLTAVGSRSFQTAKQFSDKFSIPKFYDTYQSLLNDADVDAVYIGLPNHLHKEWIVRCALAGKHILCEKPFVLTATEAQEVISIVNKSRVFCMEALMYRCHPVTKKLKELVKNNIIGDIKLYHAVYTANIASIANSTAGGSIRNLGCYPISLIRLLADAEPIEINAMGRINAATQLDNQASVMLKFENNTIAIVSTADDMEMYWQFDIYGTEGHLKVMTNPWLPESHNKIMVSRKDEDKPREINVIAEKSLYTYQIDIASKSILSGNFVGPEGISLLDSLGNITVLEAWLKQVKAQAILSAKAVLTP from the coding sequence ATGTCAGCAGACTGCGTAAGATGGGGAATTCTGGGCACAAGTTATATCTCTGAAGTGATGGCCAAAGCGATCCAAACGTCACCTGCCAGCCAACTCACAGCAGTAGGTAGTCGTTCATTTCAAACGGCGAAACAATTTTCAGACAAATTTTCGATCCCTAAATTTTATGATACTTATCAGTCATTACTAAATGATGCTGATGTTGACGCTGTCTATATTGGGTTGCCCAATCATCTGCATAAGGAGTGGATAGTGCGTTGCGCGCTGGCGGGCAAGCATATTTTATGTGAAAAACCTTTTGTTCTGACTGCCACCGAAGCACAGGAAGTGATTTCCATCGTAAACAAATCCAGGGTGTTTTGCATGGAAGCCCTGATGTATCGCTGCCATCCTGTTACAAAAAAGCTAAAAGAGCTGGTGAAAAATAACATTATTGGCGATATAAAATTGTATCATGCTGTTTATACAGCCAATATTGCATCGATAGCTAATTCGACTGCAGGCGGAAGTATTCGAAATTTAGGCTGTTATCCCATCTCTTTAATCCGGCTGCTTGCTGATGCGGAACCCATTGAAATAAATGCAATGGGCAGGATTAATGCTGCTACTCAATTAGATAATCAGGCAAGTGTAATGCTGAAGTTTGAGAATAATACCATAGCTATTGTTTCAACAGCCGATGATATGGAAATGTATTGGCAATTCGATATCTATGGCACAGAAGGCCACTTAAAAGTAATGACTAATCCCTGGTTGCCTGAAAGCCATAATAAAATAATGGTGTCCAGGAAAGACGAAGACAAGCCAAGAGAGATTAATGTAATAGCAGAAAAATCACTTTATACCTATCAGATTGATATTGCCAGCAAGTCAATATTGAGCGGGAATTTTGTCGGCCCTGAGGGAATATCGTTGCTAGACAGTCTCGGCAATATAACTGTGCTTGAAGCTTGGCTTAAACAGGTAAAAGCGCAAGCTATACTATCAGCGAAGGCAGTTTTGACTCCGTAA
- the lpxB gene encoding lipid-A-disaccharide synthase — protein MKIGIVAGEASGDLLGAKLIQALRERCPTLEVYGMGGPAMSAAGCESLFDIERLAVMGFIEPLLRLPDLIRLRRDLYRYFLKNRPDVFIGIDSPDFNLGLELKLRQAGIPVVHYVSPSVWAWRQNRIHKIAKAVDLMLTLLPFEAKFYEKHHVPVRYVGHPLADQIPLQPDKIAARRALCIDENATYVALLPGSRRQEIRFMAEPFLLAAKQMHQKKPDLRFLTSHVSEQRYQEFHAYYKQYAPDLPLHFFTRRSHDVMAAADVVLVTSGTATLETMLYKKPMIIAYRMSPMTYQLAKLLVKVPYIGLPNLLANRSLVPELIQHDVNPETICKHALDYLDHPEKVEKLVQIFTEMHKSLRAEAASNIAESILDTVHKKS, from the coding sequence ATGAAAATTGGAATCGTAGCGGGCGAAGCATCAGGCGATCTGTTAGGGGCCAAGCTTATCCAGGCACTGCGTGAGCGGTGCCCAACACTCGAGGTATATGGCATGGGTGGTCCTGCAATGAGCGCTGCAGGTTGCGAAAGCCTTTTTGATATTGAGCGATTGGCCGTCATGGGCTTTATTGAGCCGCTGCTGCGCTTACCTGATCTCATCAGACTTCGCCGCGATCTCTATCGTTATTTTCTGAAAAACCGCCCTGATGTTTTTATAGGTATTGACTCACCCGATTTTAATCTTGGACTGGAATTGAAACTGCGTCAGGCAGGTATTCCAGTGGTGCACTATGTGAGTCCCAGCGTATGGGCCTGGCGCCAAAACCGTATCCATAAAATCGCAAAAGCAGTTGATTTGATGCTTACCCTCCTGCCGTTTGAAGCAAAATTCTATGAGAAGCATCATGTGCCGGTGCGTTATGTAGGGCATCCGCTGGCAGATCAGATACCTTTGCAGCCTGATAAAATAGCTGCTCGACGCGCACTTTGCATCGATGAAAATGCTACGTATGTTGCATTACTGCCGGGCAGCCGGCGACAGGAAATCCGCTTCATGGCGGAACCTTTTTTGCTGGCTGCAAAGCAAATGCACCAGAAAAAACCAGACTTGCGATTCCTGACTTCCCATGTAAGCGAACAGCGTTATCAAGAATTCCATGCTTATTACAAGCAGTACGCACCCGATTTGCCACTGCACTTTTTTACCCGGCGATCGCATGACGTGATGGCAGCGGCGGATGTTGTCCTCGTTACTTCAGGCACGGCAACGCTTGAAACGATGTTGTATAAAAAGCCAATGATTATCGCCTATCGCATGTCGCCCATGACTTATCAGTTGGCAAAATTACTGGTGAAAGTGCCCTATATAGGATTGCCCAACCTGCTAGCTAATCGGTCGCTTGTACCCGAACTGATCCAGCATGACGTCAACCCGGAAACCATTTGCAAGCATGCGCTCGACTATCTGGATCACCCGGAAAAAGTCGAAAAACTGGTGCAAATTTTTACCGAAATGCACAAAAGCCTGCGTGCAGAGGCGGCTAGCAATATTGCTGAATCCATATTGGATACTGTGCATAAAAAATCATAG
- the lpxA gene encoding acyl-ACP--UDP-N-acetylglucosamine O-acyltransferase, whose translation MIDKTAIIDPSAKIADSVHVGPYSVIGPDVEIGEGTWIGPHVVIQGPTRIGRDNKIFQFASVGEVTQDKKFRGEKTYLEIGDGNVIREFCTLNRGTSQESMTKIGDHNLFMAYVHIAHDCEVGNHTIFANNASLAGHVKVEDHAILSGFSGVFQFCRVGAYSFAATNSVIIKDVPPYVKVSGYYAKPFGLNTVGLQRHGFTEASLKQLRRAYKVIYRNGLTVAKAIEELKKMECPEVQRLIDFIQTSQAGIVR comes from the coding sequence GTGATTGACAAAACTGCAATAATCGATCCTTCGGCAAAGATTGCTGACAGCGTTCATGTGGGACCTTATTCAGTTATTGGGCCTGATGTTGAAATAGGCGAAGGTACCTGGATTGGACCGCACGTAGTGATTCAGGGACCCACCCGTATCGGGCGTGATAATAAAATTTTTCAATTTGCGTCTGTGGGTGAAGTAACGCAAGACAAAAAATTCAGAGGTGAGAAAACCTATCTTGAAATTGGCGATGGCAATGTGATTCGCGAGTTTTGTACCTTAAATCGCGGTACATCGCAGGAATCCATGACTAAGATTGGTGATCATAACCTGTTTATGGCCTATGTGCATATCGCACATGATTGTGAAGTCGGTAACCACACCATATTTGCGAACAATGCATCGCTCGCAGGTCATGTGAAAGTGGAAGATCATGCCATTCTGAGTGGATTTTCCGGTGTTTTTCAATTTTGCCGCGTGGGTGCGTACAGTTTTGCGGCGACTAATTCAGTCATTATCAAAGACGTTCCACCCTATGTCAAAGTGTCTGGTTATTATGCCAAGCCATTTGGCTTAAACACGGTAGGACTGCAGCGCCACGGCTTTACGGAAGCATCCCTGAAGCAATTGCGTCGTGCCTATAAAGTTATTTATAGAAACGGATTAACCGTTGCCAAGGCAATCGAAGAATTGAAAAAAATGGAATGCCCCGAGGTTCAACGATTAATCGATTTCATCCAAACCTCTCAGGCCGGCATCGTGCGCTGA
- the lpxD gene encoding UDP-3-O-(3-hydroxymyristoyl)glucosamine N-acyltransferase, producing the protein MQALNKTQYSLSELTKGLDVMIKGDPHCMISGICTLNHSRPGHIAFLTNSLYRKYLPDTQASAVILTEEDAAGCTVNAVISRNPYYTYSQIAAFFNDHETPAAGIHPTVVIGKDTYVDPSASIGAHCIIGKGVKIAANAVIGPGCIIGDFSVIGEATQLDARVTLYHRVKIGKRTRIASGVVIGSDGFGFANQKGVWHKVPQVGGVEIGDDVDIGANTTIDRGAVEDTVIENGVKLDNLIQVAHNVRIGAHTVIAGCTGIAGSTVIGKHCMIGGAAMIAGHLTITDGVMLTGGTGVTKSIQEPGIYSTGILGLMTNQEFRKKSARFHQLESLVQRVKSLESALKELTERNES; encoded by the coding sequence ATGCAAGCACTAAATAAAACACAATATTCACTATCAGAACTAACCAAGGGACTGGATGTGATGATTAAGGGTGATCCGCACTGTATGATCAGCGGGATTTGCACGCTTAATCATTCCCGGCCTGGGCATATCGCATTTCTGACTAATTCCCTTTATCGTAAATATCTCCCTGATACGCAAGCCTCTGCTGTGATTTTGACAGAGGAAGATGCTGCAGGCTGTACTGTCAATGCGGTTATTAGCCGCAATCCTTATTATACTTATTCGCAAATCGCCGCTTTTTTTAATGACCACGAGACACCTGCTGCGGGAATTCATCCGACCGTTGTTATCGGTAAAGACACCTATGTTGATCCATCAGCCAGCATCGGTGCGCATTGCATCATCGGCAAAGGGGTTAAGATCGCTGCGAATGCTGTGATTGGTCCTGGCTGTATTATCGGAGATTTCAGCGTCATTGGCGAAGCGACACAGCTGGATGCCCGGGTCACACTTTATCACCGTGTAAAAATTGGCAAGCGTACCCGCATCGCAAGTGGTGTGGTGATCGGGAGTGATGGTTTTGGTTTCGCCAATCAGAAAGGTGTTTGGCATAAAGTTCCTCAAGTGGGTGGTGTTGAAATTGGGGATGATGTCGATATTGGCGCGAACACCACCATTGACCGAGGTGCGGTGGAAGACACGGTCATCGAGAATGGCGTCAAATTGGATAACCTGATTCAGGTGGCGCATAACGTTCGTATCGGCGCGCATACGGTTATTGCGGGTTGTACGGGCATTGCCGGCAGCACGGTTATTGGCAAGCACTGCATGATAGGAGGTGCTGCCATGATCGCAGGCCATCTTACTATTACTGATGGCGTCATGCTCACAGGTGGAACGGGGGTTACAAAATCCATTCAGGAGCCAGGTATTTATTCCACAGGCATCCTGGGTCTCATGACAAACCAGGAGTTTCGTAAAAAGAGTGCTCGTTTTCACCAGCTGGAAAGTCTGGTGCAGCGCGTAAAAAGTTTGGAGTCCGCTTTAAAAGAGCTTACAGAGAGAAATGAATCATGA
- a CDS encoding OmpH family outer membrane protein, translating into MKIVKKIGILISAFLLATGVEVSQAADASASSAQLKVAVVNVQQVLQQSPRVAELSKKLENQFKTRQSKISDEQKALQDQLDKFKKESPTMNQKERDSMQKKIAADRSDLVKQVVAYQQDLQKEQNKIMQGILNDLNGIVSTIAKSQNYSLVLDSQAVIFAADGNDITKDVAKQFNSKS; encoded by the coding sequence ATGAAGATTGTGAAGAAAATTGGCATTTTAATCAGCGCATTTTTGCTGGCCACGGGCGTTGAAGTGTCTCAGGCAGCAGACGCGTCTGCCTCCTCTGCCCAATTAAAGGTTGCTGTCGTCAATGTGCAACAAGTGTTGCAACAATCGCCACGAGTTGCTGAATTGAGCAAAAAACTGGAAAACCAGTTCAAGACCCGCCAGTCCAAAATTAGCGATGAACAAAAAGCTTTGCAGGATCAGCTGGATAAATTTAAGAAAGAATCACCCACGATGAACCAGAAAGAAAGGGATTCAATGCAGAAAAAGATCGCTGCTGACCGATCTGATCTGGTCAAACAGGTTGTTGCCTACCAGCAGGATTTACAAAAAGAACAAAATAAAATCATGCAGGGTATCTTGAATGATTTAAATGGCATTGTGTCTACTATTGCTAAGAGCCAAAATTATTCACTGGTGCTGGATTCCCAAGCTGTTATTTTTGCAGCTGATGGAAACGATATTACCAAGGATGTAGCAAAACAATTTAACAGCAAGAGTTAA
- the bamA gene encoding outer membrane protein assembly factor BamA, producing MKKLAYLIILLSQFIVAAWAQQAFVVRNIEIEGLQRVSSATVESYLPIKRGQTLQPAKTAAILRALYQTGFFDRITLSRANGTLIIHVVERPTIGQLKISGNSIIPTDKLTSVMKSLDVAEGRVYNPVILDKIKQSLLNQYYQLGRYNARVDINTTPMPRNRVMVNINISEGLVAKIRRISIIGNHAFDEKTLINQMTLTTVGLFTFVTQTDRYSEAKLDESLEKLRAFYMDHGYIRFEVKSAQAEVTPDRKSVYINIVVKEGEPYTVKSYDIEGKMVVPREDMMKLVHVKPGETFSRQKVLDTEKDITKLLGDHGYMFASISLRPQVDESTHEVALVFVINPGKRTYVRHITFSDNNRTNDVVLRREMQQWEAAPASTTKLEESKHRLNLLPYLKEVDMSVTPVEGVDDQVDVNYKVKEESSAQASFKIGYSQLYRTILGVGFNQKNVFGTGNTFGINLSRSRYEQFYSVDYTNPYYTADGISRSFNLTMSRVDPRGAGVGSGYTANEYGFGVLYGIPVGQEIGVINRIQAGLGYQNTLINLNQDLSKTSSQVATFVNRHGRHFQELDMKLGYTRDSRDKALFPTRGGLQTLFLDGYAPLDSNSLSFYTINYHGKWYAPLTDEFILTSRADLGYGNSLHGARNYPFFKNYYAGGIDSVRGYQGYTLGPRDSNDNPYGGNMLVDASIGLIFPNYLTENLRTSAFVDAGNVYTSLNNRGFGGKSTDAGPIRYSIGLEADWITPFGPIQFSLAKPLNRQKGKGGNRGDQEEVFQFALGANF from the coding sequence ATGAAAAAATTAGCATACTTAATTATTTTATTATCTCAATTCATTGTTGCGGCTTGGGCGCAGCAGGCTTTTGTTGTCAGGAATATTGAAATTGAGGGACTGCAACGGGTTTCATCAGCGACTGTCGAAAGTTATTTACCGATCAAGCGTGGCCAAACATTGCAGCCGGCCAAAACAGCAGCCATTCTGCGGGCACTTTATCAAACCGGTTTCTTTGATCGCATCACATTATCCAGAGCGAATGGCACCTTAATCATTCATGTGGTTGAGCGCCCAACGATTGGACAGTTGAAAATTTCAGGTAATTCGATCATCCCCACGGATAAACTAACGAGTGTAATGAAGTCACTCGATGTGGCGGAGGGACGCGTCTACAATCCCGTCATATTAGATAAAATCAAACAAAGCCTGTTAAATCAGTATTATCAGCTGGGCCGCTATAACGCGCGTGTTGATATTAATACTACGCCCATGCCGCGTAATCGTGTCATGGTAAACATCAATATCTCAGAAGGTTTAGTCGCAAAAATACGCAGGATTTCCATTATCGGCAATCATGCCTTTGATGAAAAAACACTGATCAATCAAATGACCCTGACAACCGTGGGGCTGTTTACGTTTGTGACCCAGACAGACCGTTATTCAGAAGCAAAACTTGACGAAAGTCTGGAAAAGCTGCGCGCTTTCTATATGGACCATGGCTATATCCGGTTCGAAGTGAAATCAGCCCAGGCGGAAGTGACGCCGGATCGTAAATCCGTTTATATCAATATTGTTGTGAAAGAAGGCGAGCCTTATACTGTCAAAAGTTATGACATTGAAGGCAAGATGGTTGTGCCGCGCGAAGACATGATGAAACTGGTCCATGTCAAACCAGGTGAAACTTTTTCACGACAAAAAGTGCTGGATACCGAAAAAGATATTACCAAGCTGTTGGGCGATCATGGCTATATGTTTGCTTCCATCTCCCTGCGTCCACAGGTTGACGAAAGCACCCATGAAGTTGCGCTGGTATTTGTGATAAACCCAGGCAAGCGCACCTATGTACGTCATATCACTTTCTCAGATAATAATCGTACCAACGATGTTGTTCTGCGACGTGAGATGCAGCAATGGGAAGCGGCGCCTGCTTCCACTACCAAACTGGAAGAATCCAAACATCGGTTGAATTTATTACCTTATCTCAAGGAAGTGGACATGTCGGTCACGCCGGTGGAAGGGGTGGACGACCAAGTGGATGTCAACTACAAGGTGAAGGAAGAAAGTTCTGCACAGGCCTCTTTTAAAATTGGTTATTCCCAGCTTTATCGCACCATTCTGGGTGTGGGCTTTAATCAGAAAAATGTCTTCGGAACAGGTAATACCTTTGGCATTAACCTTTCCCGCAGCCGCTATGAACAGTTTTATAGCGTTGATTACACTAATCCGTATTATACGGCGGACGGCATCAGCCGCAGTTTCAACTTAACTATGTCACGCGTTGACCCCCGGGGAGCTGGCGTAGGCAGTGGCTATACAGCCAATGAATATGGTTTTGGCGTGCTATACGGCATACCCGTTGGCCAGGAAATCGGCGTCATTAACCGCATCCAGGCGGGGTTGGGCTATCAGAATACGCTTATTAATCTGAACCAGGATTTGTCTAAGACGTCCTCGCAGGTGGCGACTTTTGTTAACCGTCATGGACGGCATTTCCAAGAGCTGGATATGAAGCTGGGCTACACGCGGGATAGCAGGGATAAAGCCCTTTTCCCTACGCGGGGCGGCCTCCAGACCCTATTTCTTGATGGTTATGCACCGCTGGACAGCAATTCACTCAGCTTTTATACCATTAATTATCATGGCAAATGGTACGCGCCCCTGACTGACGAGTTTATCCTGACCAGTCGGGCAGATTTGGGATATGGCAACAGTTTGCACGGTGCCCGTAACTACCCATTCTTCAAAAACTATTATGCCGGCGGCATTGATTCCGTTCGGGGCTACCAGGGTTATACATTGGGCCCGCGGGATTCGAATGATAATCCCTATGGCGGTAATATGCTGGTGGATGCGAGCATTGGCCTCATTTTTCCCAACTATCTGACGGAAAACCTGCGTACTAGTGCTTTTGTAGATGCCGGTAACGTCTATACCTCCTTGAATAATCGGGGTTTTGGGGGTAAAAGTACAGATGCAGGCCCCATTCGTTATTCAATAGGTCTCGAAGCAGACTGGATTACACCGTTTGGACCTATCCAGTTCAGCCTCGCTAAACCTCTTAATCGCCAGAAGGGTAAAGGCGGAAACCGGGGCGATCAGGAAGAAGTATTCCAGTTTGCTCTGGGCGCAAATTTCTGA
- a CDS encoding phosphatidate cytidylyltransferase, translated as MLKKRILTALVLIPITLLLLFFLPPGAFCFLTAVITLAAAWEWSHLIQIKTFPGQVFYFFLIGLLLLVALLIPAPAIFLLAFTWWLLAVLLIYFYPRGRERWGHSRFLRGLMGCFVLVPCWAAINFIRIQQDGIYILLFLFVLIWGADSSAYFAGKQWGKHKLAPLVSPGKTIEGLIGAIIFTLLVAGAALWLTATPQYLWLWSVALSLLTVLFSVVGDLFESMLKRLADLKDSGTFLPGHGGLLDRIDSLTAAAPVFSLGAWVLGLYFS; from the coding sequence ATGCTTAAAAAGCGTATCCTTACTGCACTTGTCTTGATTCCCATCACGCTTCTGCTTTTATTTTTTCTTCCGCCTGGCGCTTTCTGTTTTTTAACCGCCGTCATTACATTAGCCGCAGCGTGGGAATGGTCTCATCTTATTCAAATAAAAACGTTTCCCGGACAGGTATTTTATTTTTTTTTAATCGGGTTGCTGCTTTTGGTCGCGCTTTTAATTCCAGCACCCGCTATTTTTCTTTTGGCTTTTACTTGGTGGTTACTTGCTGTATTGCTGATCTATTTCTATCCTCGTGGAAGAGAAAGATGGGGGCACAGCCGCTTTTTACGCGGTTTGATGGGTTGTTTTGTTCTGGTGCCCTGTTGGGCAGCCATTAATTTTATCCGTATACAGCAGGATGGAATTTACATTCTGCTTTTCCTTTTTGTGCTGATATGGGGCGCGGATTCCTCTGCCTATTTTGCAGGCAAACAATGGGGCAAGCACAAGCTGGCTCCGCTAGTTAGTCCGGGTAAAACAATAGAAGGTTTGATCGGCGCAATTATCTTTACTTTGCTTGTTGCTGGCGCTGCATTATGGCTGACTGCCACACCGCAATACTTGTGGCTATGGAGTGTTGCGCTTTCACTTCTTACAGTTTTATTTTCCGTGGTAGGTGATTTGTTCGAAAGTATGCTAAAGCGCCTGGCTGATTTAAAGGATTCCGGTACATTTTTGCCTGGACATGGCGGATTGTTGGACAGGATTGACAGTTTGACCGCCGCTGCGCCGGTTTTTTCGCTTGGGGCATGGGTTTTAGGCTTGTATTTCTCCTGA